The Treponema primitia ZAS-1 genome contains the following window.
GGACCGGCGTAGACACTACGGGGACTGCTACCAACTACAATGTGGTCCTGGTTAAGTATGATGGCGTGGGGACGGCCCTGTGGGCAAAAACGGTAACGGCGGGGTCAGACGCATCTTACTTTTCTTCCGTCGCGGTAGACGGGAGCGGGAATGTGTATGCCGCAGGAGGGCAGGAGGGCACCGGGACCTTTACCTACGATCCCGGCGTAGACGCTGCGGGGACCAATTCCGCTGGCAGCAACCCCAGGAATGTGGTCCTGGTTAAGTACAAGGACCAGTAATCGGGGGCAGGCTGACCGGATAAGAGCAGCTTCGGGCAGCCTGTTCCTGAACAGGAGTATCAATACAGGCGGCGGGAAAGACCGCAAAGGGAGATACGATTATGGCAAAAAAAATAGATAAAACCCTGAACGAAAAAGTGATAGCCGAATTTATTGTGTATCTGTATGAAGGTTTCCAAAAATTCCGAATTCGGTGACTGTCACCATATCATAAACTTAAGCCCCAAAGCTTAGTTTTTAATTGGATATTTTTTTCACTTTTTTTTATTAAGGCTCACGCAAAAACCCAGCTCCGCCCCCTATTACGGAGTGACCCTACCGGTACTCCAACCGGTGACCCCGCCGTCTACCACATCGAAATCCAAATAAAAGATGATACTACTATGGGCCTCTACCAATCTCCCGAAGTAACTAAAATGCCGGAATTGTCCACAGGCCCATTATAGGGATAGCGTAGATTTGATTTTCATACGCTATATATGGTAGTATTCTCATAAGAAATCCAGGAAAAACAGCTCTGCCGTATTTTTTTTACGGCATATTGTCAAGTTATTCAATATACTATACGATATATGTATAGGGGTACGTATGCTATATTTATTTTCAATAAAAAATTATCGGGGTTTCAAAGATACCATTACCCTTGACCTCTCTGCCTCCAATTATGAATTCAACCCTGAATGTATCCATGATGGATGTGCTTATAAAGCGTTAATTTACGGCTATAATGGCGTCGGCAAATCAAACCTCGGTCTTGCAATAATGGATATAGTTATTCAGTTGACTGATAAAGAAAAAAGTCTCCTTTTAAACAAAAACTATCTCAATGCTGAAACAGACAGCGATATTGTAGAATTTATTTACAAATTTAAATTCAACGAATCGATTGTCGAATATAAATATGGGAAAACTACCCCTGAGACCATTGTTTATGAATATCTTTCCATCGATAATAAATCAATCGTTTCATACAATCGCAGCACAGATGATAAATTAAAAATTAATTTACCAGGTACCGAAATGTTAAATAAGGATATTAATAAAATTCCCATTTCTATAATAAAATATATTAAGTCCAATGCCGTCTTGAAAGAATCGTCCGAAACATCTGTTTTTTTAAACTTTCTTGATTTTGTTGACAGGATGCTTTTTTTCCGAAATTTAGATGACAGGGCATATATAGGATATTCAGTTGGCAGTGGGAAACTTTTTGATGATATAATAGAAAAGAAACACTTTGATGATTTTAGAAATTTTTTTAAAAAAGCTGAGTTACCGTCAAATTTTGAATATCAAAAGATCGGAGATCAATATAAAGTGTTCTTTAATTACAAAACAAATTCAGCCGAAACCAATTTCATTGATTTTTTTCAAAACTGTTCTACCGGCATGAAGTCATTATGCGTTTTTTACTATTGGTTACAGTATGTCAAATTCAGCAAAACGCCACCCTCGTTCATTTTTATTGACGAGTTCGATGCTTTTTACCACCAGGTATTATCAGAATTTGTTATAAACGAAATAAAAAATATAAATAATTGTCAGTTCATACTTACAACCCATGATACAAGCGTTATGTCCAATGACTTTATGCGCCCTGATTGTTTATTCCTTATGTATAAAAACAAAATAAAATCACTATCCAGTTTGACTGAAAAAGAAATTCGGTTTGCCCATAATGTTGAAAAAATGTACCGGGCTGGCGCATTTGATGAGTAATACTATTTTATTAATTTTTGAAGGAGAAAAAACAGAGCTTGATATATTCAGAAGTATAGAGAAAAACTTTTTTGCTTTCGATCAAGGGGCAACTATAATCAGAGCTTCTTTTAAAGGCGAGATATATCAACTTTGGGAAAGAGTAAAGGATGACAATTTTCTTGATATTGTTGAAATACTTAAGGAGCGGGACAATTCAGATATAAAGGATCTTACCCGAAGACAAATATCAGAAGTACATCTTTTTTTTGACCACGATGCACATTCTCATTCTGATGTTATACCACAAGCAGAATATAA
Protein-coding sequences here:
- a CDS encoding AAA family ATPase; protein product: MLYLFSIKNYRGFKDTITLDLSASNYEFNPECIHDGCAYKALIYGYNGVGKSNLGLAIMDIVIQLTDKEKSLLLNKNYLNAETDSDIVEFIYKFKFNESIVEYKYGKTTPETIVYEYLSIDNKSIVSYNRSTDDKLKINLPGTEMLNKDINKIPISIIKYIKSNAVLKESSETSVFLNFLDFVDRMLFFRNLDDRAYIGYSVGSGKLFDDIIEKKHFDDFRNFFKKAELPSNFEYQKIGDQYKVFFNYKTNSAETNFIDFFQNCSTGMKSLCVFYYWLQYVKFSKTPPSFIFIDEFDAFYHQVLSEFVINEIKNINNCQFILTTHDTSVMSNDFMRPDCLFLMYKNKIKSLSSLTEKEIRFAHNVEKMYRAGAFDE